The Cylindrospermum stagnale PCC 7417 genome segment TCTAACCAAATTCTGCATCTGGAATTTCAAACTCAACCCAAATCCAAAACTCCAATAGACTTTCGGATGCTGGACTATTACACCCGATTAAAACGCCAATATTGGTGTGAAATCGAGCAGGTAATTATTTTTCTCCAACCCAGCACCTCAGAAATTGTCTTTAATACCCAGTATGTAGACACCAAAACTAGACACGAGTATCGAGTTATTCGTTTATGGGAAGAAGATCCCGCGCCACTATTGGCAAATCCTGCTCTTTTACCGTTGGCGACTTTAGCTAGAAGCGATTCACCCAAAGCCTTATTAGAGCAAGTTGCCTCCCAAGTCGATATGATCGAAGAAAGCGATAAGCGAACAAATATATCGGCTTGTATACAGGTTTTGGCTGGTTTGCGTTTTGACAAAGATTTGATTCAACAACTATTTCGAGAGGAAATTATGCAAGAATCTGTAATTTATCAAGATATCCTCCAAAAAGGAGAGCAACGTGGAAGGCAACAAGGAGAGGCGACGTTAGTTTTACGTCTGCTGAATCGTCGGGTTGGTGTTATTGACTCTGAGATAGAACAGAGGATTAATGGATTATCTACCAATCAATTAGAAAATTTGGCAGAAGCACTGTTAGATTTTTCCACTCAAGCTGATTTAATTAGCTGGTTAGATAGTCATTAAAATACAATAATTTGAGGGCTGAAGCCCTTACTACAAACCTTTAATTATTTACGTTGTTCTACTTAGTCCGATAATTAAGATGTCAATCCGCTACTTTTAAAATGCGAACAATTGCGGAAATTAATGAAAAAATCAGCCGTAAACGTGCGGTGGTGTTGACGGCTGAAGAGTTAAAAGCACGAGTTGCCGAAATTGGTGTTACTAAAACGGCCAAAGAAGTCGATGTGATTACCACCGGCACTTTTGAGCCGATGGAGTCAAGTGGGGCAATTATTAATCTCGGACACACTGATCCACCGATTAAAATTCGCCGCTGCTGGTTGGATGGTGTGCCAGCATACCCTGGCTTTGGGGCGGTGGATTTATACTTGGGTGCTAGTTGTCCCGTGGAGGTGATGGATGGGGAAGAAGTGCGGGAACGTGGCGGTGGTCATGTCATAGAAGATTTGATTGCGGGGAAACCTGTATCAGTACGGGCGTTAGGACAGGTTACAGATTGTTATCCACGGGCGAGTTTTGAAACCACAGTTAGCAAGGAAACGATAAATCAGTTTTATTTATTTAATCCGCGCAATCTTTACCAAAATTTTATTGTGGGGGTGAATGGAGGCGATCGCACTCTTTTCACCTATCTCGGCCCTTTACAACCCCGTGTGGGGAATGCGGTTTACTCTAACCCCGGTGCAATTTCTCCCCTACTTAATGACCCAGATTTGCAACTCGTCGGCATTGGGACAAGGATTTTTTTAGGCGGCGGTGTTGGTTATGTTGCTTGGGAAGGCACCCAGCACTTCCCCTTACAAAAACGTTTAGCGAACCATACACCGATTGGCCCGGCTGCCACCTTGGCTTTAATTGGTGATGCCAAGCAAATGGATGCTCGATGGGTGCGGGGTTGTTACTTTAAAAGCTATGGCCCTTCGTTAATGTTGGGCGTAGGTGTACCACTTCCTGTATTAAATGAAGCAGTAGTTGAACGTTGTGCTGTACTAGATAAGGATTTAGTCGCGCCGATCGTAGACTTTTCTATTCCCCGGCGCGTTCGTCCTACATTTGGTTTGGTGAGTTACGCCCAACTTAAATCTGGACGGATCACCATTGAGGGTAAAACAGTGCGAGTCGCCCCTTTAGCCAGTTTATTTCTTTCGAGGCAAGTCGCCCTAGAGTTGAAACAATGGATTGAAGCAGGCACGTTTACCCTCACAGAAGCAGTTGCGCCAATTCCAATGGAGCGTTCTTTTTTACCCCAAGACCGCTGGACAGATTTTTGATCTTGGTCATTGGTCATTGGTCATTGGTCATTGGTCATTGGTCATTGGTCATTGGTCATTGGTCATTGGTCATTGGTCATTGGTCATTGGTCATTGGTCATTGGTCATTGGTCATTGGTCATTGGTCATTGGTAAGAGTTTTACCTATTACCAATCCCCAATTACCAATTACCTATTACCCTACTCTTGAGTTGGTTTTGGTCGCTTGATGATGGGTTTAGGCGCGGGTGGTTTCGGTATAGGTTTTGATACCGCTGAGGGGTCGCCGCCTGTTTTCTTGATGGGCAATGGTGGAGCTTCCCCATTTCGTCTGGGAGGGAATGGTCTCCTTCCAGCACCACCACCGCCACCACTACGAGGAGCGCCTTTGAATGGTGGTTTGCGTTTTTTGGGCAAATCAGCGATCGCATCAGCCTTTTCTACAACTAAGACATCAGCTTCCCGCTTGACTTTGAAGTCCCAAAATTTGCCTACAGCTTTGGTCGTCAGCACACCCCTCAGTTTCAACTTAAAATACTTAGGTTTATCAGTTGGTTTACGTGGAGCCTGCTTAATCTTGACTACTAAGCTTTTAGCATCAAAAGACTGGTAAACTACCTCGCCACGCACGGAAAAACCACCATCGGGAATGTCTGAGGAGGGTGTGAGAGCTTCTGTAGTTTCTTGGGAGTTCTCTGCTAAAACTTCATCAGGACGCTGGAACACTTGTGAAGTAGAATCTTCGTTGTCCTCCTCTGTGGGATTTTTAGCCAAATTTTCTGGCTCCCAAACTCCAACAATTTGGAGGTGCAACGTGTCATTTTCTTGCCTTGTGCGGGGATAAACTACCCAGAGATGTTCTTTTTCTAAGTCCAAGTGATTCTTGACTAAACTCATAATCCGACCGAGAAGGACGGCATTGAGTTCAACATCATCTGTAGTCAGCAGTGTACCTTGAGTAAATTGTTCACTGCTGGCATGGTAGCGACCCCGAACTAACCCGATGGCTCGGTACTGCATCGGTTCACTGGGAGGTGGAATCGGCTGCTGTCGATTGCTT includes the following:
- a CDS encoding DUF4351 domain-containing protein — its product is MAYDNSCKYLAENYPAEFAKWLLSADTDDIQVLKTELSLEAIRADAVTFLQVSNQILHLEFQTQPKSKTPIDFRMLDYYTRLKRQYWCEIEQVIIFLQPSTSEIVFNTQYVDTKTRHEYRVIRLWEEDPAPLLANPALLPLATLARSDSPKALLEQVASQVDMIEESDKRTNISACIQVLAGLRFDKDLIQQLFREEIMQESVIYQDILQKGEQRGRQQGEATLVLRLLNRRVGVIDSEIEQRINGLSTNQLENLAEALLDFSTQADLISWLDSH
- a CDS encoding homocysteine biosynthesis protein, which translates into the protein MRTIAEINEKISRKRAVVLTAEELKARVAEIGVTKTAKEVDVITTGTFEPMESSGAIINLGHTDPPIKIRRCWLDGVPAYPGFGAVDLYLGASCPVEVMDGEEVRERGGGHVIEDLIAGKPVSVRALGQVTDCYPRASFETTVSKETINQFYLFNPRNLYQNFIVGVNGGDRTLFTYLGPLQPRVGNAVYSNPGAISPLLNDPDLQLVGIGTRIFLGGGVGYVAWEGTQHFPLQKRLANHTPIGPAATLALIGDAKQMDARWVRGCYFKSYGPSLMLGVGVPLPVLNEAVVERCAVLDKDLVAPIVDFSIPRRVRPTFGLVSYAQLKSGRITIEGKTVRVAPLASLFLSRQVALELKQWIEAGTFTLTEAVAPIPMERSFLPQDRWTDF